CATTGTGTTAACAAAGAAACCCTGATATGAAATACTGAGTTGAAACCCAATCTATGAATAAATATAACAGAGCCCAGATGTTTCTCACATTTCCCACATGGCTGATGCTGTTGAAGAGCAGTATTCTGGTTATAGCCCTCGGATGTGGTTGTCTGGTTTTCTTTTTATCTTAACAGGGCCAGAATGTATTCATAGCCTTTTCTCTTTGGATTAACTTTGGGGGTTTTCTATGTAAATAGCCAACCAGTGATCTTAGATCAGGCTTAAATCCACTTTCTTACTTTGTTTTTGTTTCACACTCTTGGTCATTGTTATGGTCTCTATGGCGACATTGGTTATGGTGTGCCACTCGTTAAAATAATGATTCAACCAGTTATCATTGGCTAGCCAGACATCCTTTATCATGCTTGGTAATGGTTTGAGGTGTTTCTGTGTGCACTAGCTATTTGTTGTTAAAGTTGTATGATTCATGTGAGCAAGGGAGAATGTATTATTGCTACGCTAGTGAGGCAATGTCATAAATCTGAAAGACTGATAACCACCTACCTTTGTAAAATGCTCTAAATATCTCAAGCTATTTATTACCCACAAATCAATATATGGCGTGCCAACCTAAACCTGGCTAATGTCATACATTTACCACCATCTGTTCATAGTGACTTAACAAAACAGATGAGAACGTGTTTGCTTACTTTTTATTCATTCAAGGCACCATCACTATTGGGAGAAATAGGTTGCAAGTCAAATGTCTTGCACTATAGTGCTATTTCATCATTTTGGTTGTTAATCTACTGTATTTAGTCACAGGTAAAACACTGTTTGACAACTGCCTGGTATCAAGTCTTTCAATAGAGCAACATTTAGAGACCCCAGTCACAAGTCACAAAGTGTGTTGTGGGTacgttttacttttttttttattttgtaaatcCGTAGCACCATGCTCCAGGGTTTCCCCCCCCAGACCTGCATCATGTAGGCTAATCCTCACACTCAACACTGCTGTTGATGCAATACTTAAAGGCATACTTCGGGATTTTGttaatgaggccctttatctacttccccagtgtcagatgaacttgtggataccatttttatcgTTCTGTGTCCATTATGAAAGAAGTaagaggtagtttcgcgagccaacGCTAACTAGGAtttgcacaatgactggaagtctatgggcatctgctagcatgctagccaaaattccaaagtatccctttaacactCAGAGCTCAATCACTGTACTTAGTGCGAGGATGGTACCCTTAATGCAACCGCTCTTTAGGGTTTGCTCACTTTGTTCCTGTGATGCCATGGTTCCTATAGAATCCACTCAAGACCACTCATCTCCCATCTGTTACGGCTGATCATCTGGGCGTATTGCACCAAATATTGACTCACAGAAATATTGATGTCAAATATCGCACTGATGCCTCATTAAGGTGGCTCGTGGGTGAGGACGTCACACggtggactcgaggtaaaatcgAGTCCTTGGGTTGTTCTGAATGAGGCCCTGGCTCTGCAGCATGTTTGTCTGAAGACCCTTGTCCAGCTTATTCTTGTTGCGAACCGCCATAGATTTACGTTTGATGGAGTTCTGGATGGTCTCGGAGGTGAAGTAGTAGATGACTGGGTCGAAACAGCAGTTGCTGACCGCAATGCAGAGGGCGATGGGGTAGATGGTCCTCACCACCGACTCCACAGCGCAGCCCTTCAGCAGCTTGGTGCGGACCAGGGCATAGAACACCAGGTTGACATTGTAGGGTATGAAGCAGAAGCAGAAGATGAGGAGATGGACCACGATCATCCTCAGGATTTTGGTCTTGTTGAGCTGGCCCCCACGGCTGATGACCTGGGGCTGGCGCAGTGTCTGGAGGACCGAAACGGAGCAGAAGATGTTGAGTAACAACGGAATCAGGAATCCCACTGTCTCAATAAACACCACCACCTTCGACAGACTGGACTTCCACTGCTTGTTGGAGAAGTTTTCAAAGCAGTAGTTGACGGAGGAGTTTTTGTACCTGAGCGAGGTGGTGTCGAGGAGGAAGCCTGTCGGAAGGCTGCCAGACAGCACCAACACCCAAACAGCGCAGCAGGCCAGCTTGGCGTTCCGCTTCGTCCGCAGAGCCTGTGATCGGA
The DNA window shown above is from Salmo salar chromosome ssa13, Ssal_v3.1, whole genome shotgun sequence and carries:
- the LOC106567862 gene encoding lysophosphatidic acid receptor 6-like, whose amino-acid sequence is MKLRTLQCSILWNYLVQVIDAFHKNISIVVLTFINTPILYSSLKMYNSTLETDGISALGLTQTNMSCIKSDGFKYTLYTAIFSLVFIVGLLFNMAAMYIFACTLKLRNETTTYMMNLVVSDLLFVLTLPFRIFYFINQDWPFGRGLCQLSVSLFYTNMYGSILFLTCISVDRFLAIVHPFRSQALRTKRNAKLACCAVWVLVLSGSLPTGFLLDTTSLRYKNSSVNYCFENFSNKQWKSSLSKVVVFIETVGFLIPLLLNIFCSVSVLQTLRQPQVISRGGQLNKTKILRMIVVHLLIFCFCFIPYNVNLVFYALVRTKLLKGCAVESVVRTIYPIALCIAVSNCCFDPVIYYFTSETIQNSIKRKSMAVRNKNKLDKGLQTNMLQSQGLIQNNPRTRFYLESTV